A genomic window from Purpureocillium takamizusanense chromosome 2, complete sequence includes:
- a CDS encoding uncharacterized protein (COG:S~EggNog:ENOG503NYG9~SECRETED:SignalP(1-16~SECRETED:cutsite=AAA-AP~SECRETED:prob=0.7202)), with product MRFLALVAPLVGLAAAAPAPDAPSKVAIRGVSLLGSGCPPGSADVQVDATGTLFEATFSQYAVQSGPGTAAIDWRKNCKLTLNMEFSSGFQFSILDTNMIGFAEIPTGARGQCTNTFSFTGSPNTQVTYALDLPGHYQGNFNLRSNERLESWSPCSDSTAILNMNTACNLSPTHLPALIAVDYISGKLTVKFAVTWRPCRK from the exons AtgcgcttcctcgccctcgtcgctcccctcgttggcctcgccgccgccgcacccgcgCCCGATGCCCCTAGCAAGGTCGCGATTCGCGGCGTGAGCCTACTCGGCAGTGGCTGCCCCCCCGGTAGCGCCGACGTCCAGGTCGACGCGACCGGCACCCTCTTCGAGGCGACCTTTTCGCAGTACGCGGTGCAGAGTGGGCCGGGCACTGCTGCTATTGACTGGCGGAAGAACTGCAAGCTCACGCTTAATATGGAGTTTAGCTCTGGTTTCCA GTTTTCTATCCTCGATACCAATATGATTGGCTTCGCTGAGATCCCTACGGGCGCCAGGGGCCAGTGCACTAATACCTTCTCCTTCACCGGCAGCCCCAACACCCAGGTTACCTATGCTCTTGACCTCCCGGGCCACTACCAGGGCAACTTCAACCTCCGCTCTAACGAGCGCCTCGAGTCGTGGTCTCCTTGTAGCGATAGTACTGCTATCCTCAATATGAATACTGCCTGCAACCTTAGCCCTACCCACCTCCCCGCCCTTATTGCT GTCGACTATATTAGCGGTAAGCTTACGGTTAAGTTCGCCGTTACGtggcgcccttgccgcaAGTAA
- the SCC2_1 gene encoding Sister chromatid cohesion protein 2 (TransMembrane:1 (i91-110o)~COG:B~COG:D~COG:L~EggNog:ENOG503NVI7) encodes MRADESWDENAMGSWIQQLSEIKATLKATRTCARLLSGGRDDKQLYSESVIYRCVDTFKSVTEAIVIPLVELWNSGPCANLLKMVRRHKKAIASVFVCYQGLCAVLAKLVTKIELPESVIITLEFTALKLLFAENAYLGEDSAIEF; translated from the coding sequence ATGCGAGCCGACGAAAGTTGGGACGAGAACGCTATGGGATCGTGGATACAGCAGCTTTCTGAGATAAAAGCAACTCTCAAAGCGACTCGAACCTGCGCCCGGCTTCTCTCTGGTGGCAGGGATGACAAGCAACTTTATTCCGAGTCGGTCATCTACCGGTGTGTCGACACCTTTAAAAGCGTCACCGAGGCTATCGTTATTCCCTTGGTGGAACTGTGGAACTCGGGGCCGTGCGCGAACCTGTTGAAAATGGTCCGGCGACATAAGAAAGCGATTGCTTCAGTCTTCGTCTGTTACCAGGGGCTGTGTGCCGTTCTTGCCAAACTAGTGACCAAGATCGAGCTCCCAGAATCAGTCATAATTACGCTGGAGTTCACAGCGTTGAAGCTCCTCTTCGCCGAGAATGCTTATCTCGGAGAGGACTCGGCCATTGAGTTCTAA
- the SCC2_2 gene encoding Sister chromatid cohesion protein 2 (COG:B~COG:D~COG:L~EggNog:ENOG503NVI7) — protein sequence MDLLCQIFLIKPDRRQGIADDILTSLEKLPVGKQSSRQFKLSDGGSIQPVSALIMRLVQASTGRVDSSDAAGRAALLRSVGDDEDVEYDQLQTATKEQAAATILNEEQGAQQHAVAIHELEAVAAPLSDSACLKASHVINFIVKRAIGSTKSRDTPYRNLLDMFVEDFTTCLGSPDWPSAELLLRLLVATMVQLFEAPKTAALAKNMALELLGTMGAAISRLRSHVKTASESEGSDAGELTQYLSDLARHVLEKKCHIENIVASSDPFRATLKYLQDRCSEGPHQPSAVSFVITDWASKIHSGYDSIEEGDSERHQELGRLAY from the coding sequence ATGGATCTGCTTTGTCAGATCTTCTTGATTAAACCGGACCGGAGGCAAGGGATTGCTGATGACATTCTGACCTCCCTGGAAAAGCTTCCCGTCGGCAAGCAGAGCTCGAGGCAATTCAAACTCTCTGATGGAGGCAGCATTCAGCCTGTTTCGGCTCTGATCATGCGACTGGTCCAAGCCAGCACTGGTCGAGTGGACTCGAGCGATGCAGCAGGTCGTGCAGCCCTTCTACGCAGTgtgggtgacgacgaggatgtcgaaTATGACCAACTACAGACGGCGACAAAGGAACAGGCTGCGGCAACAATTCTCAACGAGGAACAAGGggcccagcagcacgcgGTTGCCATCCACGAACTGGAAGCTGTCGCAGCGCCGCTCAGTGATTCTGCGTGTCTAAAGGCTTCTCACGTCATCAACTTCATCGTCAAAAGGGCCATTGGCTCCACGAAAAGCCGTGATACGCCTTATCGCAACCTGCTGGACATGTTCGTTGAAGACTTTACCACATGTCTGGGCTCACCGGACTGGCCCTCGGCCGAACTACTCCTTCGGTTGCTCGTGGCTACGATGGTGCAGCTATTCGAGGCACCAAAAACCGCCGCCCTTGCGAAAAATATGGCACTGGAGTTGCTTGGGACTATGGGAGCCGCGATTTCCCGACTGCGGTCGCACGTGAAGACGGCCAGCGAGTCCGAAGGCAGCGACGCAGGCGAATTGACTCAGTACCTTTCAGACCTGGCCAGGCACGTTCTCGAGAAGAAGTGCCATATTGAGAATATCGTTGCCTCGTCTGACCCGTTTCGCGCGACGTTGAAGTACCTCCAAGACCGATGCTCCGAGGGTCCGCACCAACCCAGCGCTGTCTCTTTTGTGATCACGGACTGGGCGAGCAAAATTCACTCTGGATATGATTCCATAGAGGAAGGCGACAGTGAGCGACATCAGGAACTTGGCCGGTTAGCCTACTAG
- the SCC2_3 gene encoding Sister chromatid cohesion protein 2 (COG:B~COG:D~COG:L~EggNog:ENOG503NVI7), whose protein sequence is MKLARDIYLRNRDKGLRSAIANGLLRRVQDPDEGVRDLARQIIEEIWFTPFYANESTTTFEAALAEHVALVIQIVKTRTVTEILGKVLQSIVRPDNRSLEGPFTVCSRLVGILSGLIDNADSADTLVPSSCDALQALTIFANADPKLFTLEHLRLLKPQLARYTGRDELVAFRAVTAIYKRVLPQLSSVHAHFLTEVRLQLLKGIGKISSRGALDDLIGCAHTVCELLKDLSPLAYLMASSLLGIQNLANAPLDSKHPKYLCTYAIIVGSVGKHCDLNKQLHFFREKFPRWKGDSVPCLIVDTLSPFALPPQSLEARKAAIEAIGLVCQSWPRNYVLPKVDTAFQHVFQDRIPILETMILRSFKEFLMVEERRSEAGTTATAAESKKKELTVMGGTNFDDVASATTQRFLKDITRIALGSQDEHAFLAMEVLGSINRQGLTHPKDTGVTLITLETSAKRKIAELAYMEHRSLYEKHETRDVVKDSHGATVDPFQAKLHLLMQVLKISKPKNRQRFLEKLCSQTDFELSKLDAIGDLPPHVDFSRFIIENVAFFDYQTVGEIQSVVNTLERIVTGTGATVAQAIESEVFNVRMDVNELGQPLDSIALGPVTAMSTSDPAMGGQQVVA, encoded by the exons ATGAAGCTGGCCCGTGACATATATCTTCGTAACCGAGACAAGGGGCTGCGgagcgccatcgccaacggccTGTTGCGTCGAGTCCAGGATCCGGACGAAGGGGTGCGTGATCTCGCACGCCAGATAATTGAGGAGATCTGGTTTACGCCTTTCTATGCCAACGAAAGCACGACAACATTCGAGGCGGCTCTCGCGGAGCACGTAGCGCTAGTTATACAAATTGTGAAGACCAGGACAGTCACGGAGATCCTGGGTAAGGTCCTCCAAAGTATTGTGAGGCCGGACAACAGATCTCTGGAAGGCCCCTTCACAGTCTGTTCCAGACTAGTGGGTATCCTGTCTGGGCTTATCGACAATGCGGACTCGGCAGATACATTAGTTCCATCAAGTTGCGATGCTTTGCAGGCTCTCACAATCTTCGCCAACGCCGATCCAAAGCTGTTCACGCTTGAGCATCTTCGCCTGCTCAAGCCGCAGCTGGCCAGGTACAccggccgagacgagctTGTTGCGTTTCGGGCTGTCACAGCCATTTACAAGAGAGTGCTGCCTCAATTATCAAGCGTCCATGCACACTTCCTCACCGAAGTGAGACTACAGCTTCTTAAAGGGATTGGCAAGATCTCGTCACGCGGAGCTTTGGATGATCTCATTGGTTGCGCGCATACGGTCTGTGAGCTTCTGAAAGACTTGAGTCCCTTGGCCTACTTGATGGCATCGAGCCTCCTGGGGATCCAGAACTTGGCCAACGCTCCGCTCGACAGTAAGCACCCCAAGTATCTTTGCACGTATGCAATCATTGTTGGGAGCGTCGGCAAACATTGTGACCTCAATAAGCAGTTACATTTCTTCCGAGAGAAGTTCCCGCGATGGAAAGGGGACTCGGTCCCGTGTCTGATTGTGGACACCCTGTCACCAtttgcgctgccgccgcaatCCTTGGAGGCGCGAAAAGCGGCTATCGAAGCCATTGGACTGGTTTGCCAATCGTGGCCGCGGAATTACGTCTTGCCTAAAGTGGATACGGCCTTCCAGCACGTGTTCCAGGATCGGATCCCCATCCTAGAAACCATGATTCTCAGATCGTTTAAGGAGTTCCTCATGGTTGAAGAACGGCGCTCTGAGGCGGGGACTACCGCAACTGCCGCCGAGAGCAAGAAAAAGGAACTGACTGTCATGGGCGGAACGAACTTTGACGATGTTGCAAGCGCCACGACGCAGCGATTCCTAAAGGACATAACGCGGATCGCCCTTGGCAGTCAAGACGAACACGCGttcttggccatggaggTCCTGGGTAGCATCAACCGACAGGGCCTGACCCACCCGAAAGACACAGGCGTCACGCTAATAACGCTGGAGACTTCTGCCAAACGCAAGATTGCTGAGCTTGCCTACATGGAGCATCGATCCTTATATGAGAAGCACGAGACA CGAGACGTCGTCAAGGATTCTCATGGCGCAACCGTTGACCCTTTCCAAGCGAAACTGCACTTGCTGATGCAGGTGCTCAAGATCAGCAAGCCAAAGAATCGGCAACGGTTCCTGGAAAAGCTCTGCAGCCAGACAGACTTTGAACTTTCCAAGCTCGATGCTATAGGGGATCTACCGCCGCACGTCGACTTTTCCCGGTTCATTATCGAGAATGTGGCCTTCTTCGACTACCAGACGGTTGGCGAGATCCAGAGCGTAGTCAATACACTGGAGAGGATTGTGACCGGTACGGGAGCGACAGTGGCTCAGGCCATTGAGTCTGAAGTTTTCAATGTTCGGATGGACGTTAATGAACTGGGCCAGCCCCTAGACTCAATTGCGCTAGGCCCCGTTACCGCCATGTCCACAAGCGACCCGGCCATGGGTGGACAACAAGTAGTTGCCTAG
- the SCC2_4 gene encoding Sister chromatid cohesion protein 2 (COG:B~COG:D~COG:L~EggNog:ENOG503NVI7) → MVLLSLWEARTFLGKSYNIGTSRHGSKAKVLAKGLNTAPLKTQGVHGDKFWDGVDSHMKALQNEEIMARTCRSLVELMNVDKEFKVANEDDWMAIDEHGTPSKEEVADAPHTRRKRKAGATPGGRKKRARSTPQPGKRRYRARREFSCLSRRLPHHAQIQKTKSST, encoded by the coding sequence atgGTGCTTCTGTCCTTGTGGGAGGCTCGCACCTTTCTTGGCAAGTCGTACAACATAGGCACGAGTAGGCACGgcagcaaggccaaggtgcTGGCTAAGGGTCTCAATACGGCGCCTTTAAAGACTCAGGGTGTGCATGGAGACAAGTTTTGGGATGGGGTCGACTCTCACATGAAAGCCCTACAAAACGAGGAAATAATGGCGAGGACATGCCGGTCACTCGTTGAATTGATGAATGTTGACAAGGAGTTCAAGGTGGCCAACGAAGACGACTGGATGGCCATCGATGAGCATGGGACACCCAGCAAGGAAGAGGttgccgacgcgccgcaTACGCGTCGAAAGAGGAAGGCCGGAGCTACGCCAGGTGGACGCAAGAAGCGGGCGCGGTCGACTCCTCAGCCTGGTAAACGTCGATACCGTGCCAGGCGGGAGTTCTCGTGTCTGtcccgtcgtctcccgcACCATGCGCAGATTCAGAAGACCAAGTCGTCCACATGA